From Deltaproteobacteria bacterium, a single genomic window includes:
- a CDS encoding transposase, with product MYNKNAYIESFFSIYEIEFLQVRYFATFQEAYKQTMEFIEFYNTKRKHGSLKMMAPLDFKKCYKNYSNTEVEVRL from the coding sequence ATGTACAATAAGAATGCATACATTGAATCCTTCTTCTCAATCTATGAAATTGAATTCTTACAGGTAAGGTATTTTGCTACCTTCCAAGAAGCTTACAAGCAAACCATGGAGTTTATTGAATTTTATAATACTAAAAGAAAACATGGCTCCTTGAAAATGATGGCTCCATTAGATTTTAAAAAATGTTATAAAAACTATTCTAATACTGAAGTGGAAGTGAGACTTTAG